From Patescibacteria group bacterium, a single genomic window includes:
- a CDS encoding FkbM family methyltransferase, whose product MNSSYFQRIKQKMQYLIRYAYISPQKNIVTLYKTWFYVIMDLFPWKKGRVVTHILNNGTRFLIRLHSFDMIILNEIYILNLYLPFTSLIKKGDVIDIGAHIGIFSVFAVHTFKPHRVLAFEPYTPNFSLLKKNIEYNKLTSIILPIKLAVGERNGKGNLFIDEKNTGGHSLHTNLLSKSEHKEIISITTLDNIFTTHSIKNCSILKLDCEGAEYDILKAASDETLKKIQLIILEYHPNYSLEKLQSFLKNKGFIISPGRSGFPILFAIKR is encoded by the coding sequence ATGAACAGTTCATATTTCCAAAGAATCAAACAAAAAATGCAATACCTTATTCGTTATGCATATATTTCTCCTCAAAAAAATATCGTTACTTTATATAAAACATGGTTCTATGTAATTATGGATCTTTTCCCCTGGAAAAAGGGTAGAGTAGTAACTCACATCCTGAATAACGGGACACGATTCCTAATCCGACTACATTCATTCGATATGATTATTCTTAATGAAATATATATTCTTAATCTTTACTTACCTTTCACTTCTTTAATTAAAAAAGGAGATGTAATAGATATTGGAGCACATATTGGTATTTTTTCAGTATTCGCTGTTCATACATTTAAACCTCATCGTGTTCTTGCCTTTGAACCATACACTCCCAATTTTTCATTATTGAAAAAAAATATAGAGTATAATAAGCTCACGTCAATCATCTTACCCATCAAATTAGCAGTAGGGGAAAGAAATGGCAAAGGCAATCTTTTTATTGATGAAAAAAACACAGGGGGTCATTCACTACATACTAATCTCCTCTCAAAATCAGAACATAAAGAAATTATCTCCATCACCACTCTTGATAATATCTTCACAACCCATTCAATTAAGAATTGTTCAATACTTAAACTAGATTGTGAAGGTGCAGAATACGATATTCTCAAAGCTGCATCAGACGAAACACTTAAAAAAATACAATTAATTATTCTCGAATATCATCCCAACTATTCACTTGAAAAACTGCAATCTTTTCTAAAAAACAAAGGATTTATTATTTCACCCGGAAGATCGGGTTTTCCTATTCTATTTGCTATTAAAAGATAA